TAATATAAACTGTAATATTTTAATATATGGTAAGTTTCATAAAGGGGGAAATCGATGGAAGAATATTTAAAGCCAATAAATATATTTTCGGAAATAGGTCGTTTGAAAAAAGTTTTGCTTCATAAGCCAGGAGAAGAATTAGAAAATTTGACGCCCTTTATTATGAAAAATTTTTTATTTGATGATATTCCTTATCTTAAAGTTGCAAGGCAAGAGCATGAAGTTTTTGTAAACACTTTAAAAAATAATTCAGTTGAAATTGAGTATGTTGAAGATCTTGTTAGCGAAGTTCTTGCTTCTTCTGTGAGGCTCAAAAATAAATTTATATCTCAATTTATTCTAGAAGCGGAGATAAAAACAGATGGTGCAATTAGTATTTTGAAAGATTATTTTTCTAATTTAACTGTTGATAATATGGTTTCTAAAATGATTTCGGGTGTTGCAAGAGAAGAGCTTAAAGATTGTGCATCTACGCTTGATGATTTGGTTAATGGTGCAAGTCTTTTTATTATTGATCCTATGCCTAATGTTTTGTTTACCAGAGATCCTTTTGCCAGTATTGGCAATGGAATTACAATAAATAAAATGTTTACCAAAGTTAGACGCAGAGAGACAATATTTGCAGAGTATATTTTTAAATATCATCCCATTTACAAAGAAAATGTTCCAATTTGGTTTAATAGATGGGAAGAAACTTCTTTGGAGGGTGGGGATGAGTTTGTTTTAAACAAAGATCTTTTAGTTATTGGAATTTCGGAAAGAACAGAGGCAGGGTCTGTAGAAAA
This genomic interval from Borreliella andersonii contains the following:
- the arcA gene encoding arginine deiminase, whose protein sequence is MEEYLKPINIFSEIGRLKKVLLHKPGEELENLTPFIMKNFLFDDIPYLKVARQEHEVFVNTLKNNSVEIEYVEDLVSEVLASSVRLKNKFISQFILEAEIKTDGAISILKDYFSNLTVDNMVSKMISGVAREELKDCASTLDDLVNGASLFIIDPMPNVLFTRDPFASIGNGITINKMFTKVRRRETIFAEYIFKYHPIYKENVPIWFNRWEETSLEGGDEFVLNKDLLVIGISERTEAGSVEKLAASLFKNKASFNTILAFEIPKNRVYMHLDTVFTQIDHSVFTSFTSDDMYFSIYVLTHNSSSNKINIKKEKAKLKDVLSFYLGRKIDIIKCAGGDLIHGAREQWNDGANILAIAPGEVIAYSRNHVTNKLFEENGIKVHRIPSSELSRGRGGPRCMSMPLVREDI